TTCTGCCTGCATACGCATGGTTCTTTGGAATGGATTACATGCTTGATCCAGCTGTTAAGTTAGGACTGACAACCGGCGCAATTATTCCATTTAACTTAATTAAATCAGCATGTGTTGCAGCACTGTTTATCCCTTTATTCGTAAAATTAAAGCCGTGGATCCGTCAGCAGTCTCTGCAGACCGGACCCGTTTAACAGATAAGCACCAGTCGGGCCTTTTCCTGACTGGTGCTTTTACATGCTATAATAAAGAAAAATGCTGGAGGTTGACTCATGCAACAGAAATTGATGGACCGTTTAATTACATATGCAAAAATTGATACACAGTCTGACCCAAATTCACCTTCCACTCCTTCTACTGAAAAGCAGTGGGATCTGCTCAGACATTTAGAAACTGAGCTAAAAGAAATTGGTATGGAAGAAGTCGAAGTCGATGATCACGGCTACCTGATGGCTACTCTTCCTGCAAATATTGAAGGTGATATTCCAACGATCGGATTTCTTGCGCACGTTGATACTGCAACTGATTTTACAGGAACAAATGTAAATCCTCAGGTAGTTGAGTATAACGGTGGAGATATTCAGTTAAACGATAAAGTGACAATGTCTCCTGCTGAGTTTCCTGAGCTCAGCAAATATAAAGGTCATACACTCATCACAACTGATGGCACAACGCTGTTAGGCGCTGATAATAAAGCAGGGATTGCTGAGATTGTGACTGCAATGGAGCACCTGATCCAGAACCCTGATATTAAGCACGGTAGAATCCGCATTGCTTTCACACCTGACGAAGAAATTGGCCGTGGTCCTCACAAGTTTAATGTAAAACGCTTTGATGCTGACTATGCCTACACGATTGATGGCGGTCCAATAGGAGAGCTTCAATATGAAAGCTTTAATGCAGCCGGCGCCAAACTGACGATTCATGGGACGAACGTTCACCCGGGCACAGCTAAAAACAAAATGGTTAACTCATTAAAGATTGCAATGGAGTTAAATCAGATGCTTCCTTTAGATGAAGCGCCTGAATTTACTGCCGGTTATGAGGGCTTCTTCCATTTAATGCAGATGAATGGGGATGTTGAAAAAACGGAGCTTCAATATATCATCCGTGACCATGACCGCGATAAATTCGAAAAACGCAAATCCATTCTCCAGCGTGTAGCAGATGAAGTAAACGCGAAGCATGGTGATGGGACTGTAGAAATCACAATTGAAGACCAGTACTACAATATGCGTGAAAAAATTGAACCTGTGCGACACATCGTGGATATTGCTGAAGAAGCAATGAATTCACTCGGCATCGATGCGATCATTGAGCCAATCCGCGGCGGTACAGATGGTTCCCAGCTGTCATATATGGGGCTGCCAACACCGAACGTTTTCACTGGCGGAGAGAATTTCCACGGGAAATTTGAGTATATCTCTGTGGATAACATGGAAAAAGCGTCTCATGTGATTGTTGAAATCGCCAAACGTTTTCCACATGTGGATAAGTGATTTTTGAAAGGGGTACATTGTGGACTTAAGAAAACTTGATTTGATTTTAAGTGTTGTTTTACTGATTAATTCAGTCAGAATTTTTTATCTGATTGTTACGAAAGATGATCCGGTACCGTTTGATTATATGGTATTGTTTTTCTCTACAGTCGGAGCTGTGATTTTGTTTATGAACAGCCGCCGCAGGAAGATGAAAGAAGAGGGTCGTTTGGAGGAATAGATTTTGATGGCGAGACATATTTAATGTCTCGCTTTTTTAATCGTTTCACTGCGCTTCAGGCGGACGCTTTCCGCGGGGACGGCGGTGAGCCTCCTCATCGCTACGCGCTTGCGGGGTCTCACCTGTCCGTCACATCCCGCTGGAGTCGCCGCCTTACACTCCGTTACACTTAGTATTTATTTTATCAATTTAATAACCTTTCATTTCTCACACAAAATAACATATTAATATTTTTTAAAAATATGTAAATTAATTAATAAATTAAAAAGGAACCTATTCCAATAGATTCCTTTTTAATCATTTATTTATTCATTTTATCCAAGAAACTTCCTAAAAGGTCATCTAAATCTTCTTCTTTTTCTTCCTGAATTTCTTCACGCTCAATTTCAATGGAATCAATAGAGTCCAGATCATCAAATTCAGGCTCCTGTTGTACAGTTCGTGTTGGTTGAGGTGCTTCTGCAGGCTGATCTTCTTCCTGCAGGTAAAGTGCCTCGTCAACTGATAAAGAAGTACTGTTCATCGATGCCAGAATCGCTGTTGCTCTGACAGGATCATTCAACAGCTGATAAACGATATTCCCGAGCAATGCTTCAGAGTGTGCATGTCTGAGCCATGCCCGCTGTTCTTTGGATAGCTGCTTTGGGATTGGAACGGTAATTGTTTCTCTTTCTTTCTGAGAATTTTTACCGAGGCCCTCAAGTGCAAATTCTGCAATTTTACTTGAGAAGTTTCTTTTCTCAGCTTCTTTCAGCCTTTGCAATTCCCTCAGCAAATGATCCGGTGTATCAGAAGGCAGGCGAAAAGTGATCGCCTGTCCCTTCTTGATCGTACCACTCATTTAATACACCTTATTTTGAAGCTGCTTTCGCTTCAGTTTTCTTAGGAGCAGCTTCCTTACTGTTTCTGCGCACAAAGTCATTGATCAGCTTGTGATAAGCGTTTGCCATCATCCAGATGCTTTCTTTCTCGTCTTCAAAGAAGTCGATGTTATAACCGTCAAGGTTGTTATTAAGCGTTTTAAGGTAATCTTTAAGCACCATTGAGCCGCCGCCAACGAAGTAGCAGATCTCTGTCTGTGAGTTCTTTGCCCATACGTTGCGAAGGTGACGGTATTCTTTTTTCGCAAGGTCAAGCAGAATACGGTCAGTAATATCATGGACGCTTGTACGTGACCCTTTAACCATGATGTGGTTGCGGTCATTTTTCTTTGTGATGATATCTACTACGTCACGGCGCGTATCAAGCTCTACACCGTGGCGTGAACGGATTTCTTCACGGATTGCTTCAAGTGATTCAGATACACCAAGGTTAAAGCCCTGCGCTTTGTCATCATCAACGTTTCTATTACGAATGACAGCGATATCTGTTGATAATCCGCCGATATCCTGAATCAGGATCTGCTTATCGATCAGGTCACGGTTGATGATCTTGCCCTCATTGTCCATAACCAGGTTAATAAACGCCGCAAAGCCCTCGGGATATACCTTTACTTCTTCAAATTTAATATTTACTTTCTTGCCTTGGAATTTTGGTGTCACAAGGAATTCAACCTGATGAACTGATCCAAGGAGCTGTGAACGGAAACCAACGTCCTTGCCTTCTTTTACTTCTCTAAGAGGTAGACCTGTTCCAAGTGTATAAGTTGCATCAATCACGTTATTTTTAGCTTCAAAGCCGCTTTCAGCACGTGCTGCATCAAGTGCGATACTTGCAAATAATAATACAAGTGACTGGTCTTCTTCTGATTTACTGCTGCCAGGGTCCAATTCTGTCGCGTTATCACTCTTTGTTGCAAGGTTACCCACACGGTAAATTGCGTTGTTATCCTGCAGAGCAGGGGAGTGAACACGAATATGTAAGCCGTCTAACGGATCTTTTTCGTGAAGATCCTCAATTCCGATTACC
This region of Jeotgalibacillus malaysiensis genomic DNA includes:
- a CDS encoding actin, with protein sequence MTKTRIAAVDVGNDSVKALFGQSDYELNIPNVIARDREDRPVIGIEDLHEKDPLDGLHIRVHSPALQDNNAIYRVGNLATKSDNATELDPGSSKSEEDQSLVLLFASIALDAARAESGFEAKNNVIDATYTLGTGLPLREVKEGKDVGFRSQLLGSVHQVEFLVTPKFQGKKVNIKFEEVKVYPEGFAAFINLVMDNEGKIINRDLIDKQILIQDIGGLSTDIAVIRNRNVDDDKAQGFNLGVSESLEAIREEIRSRHGVELDTRRDVVDIITKKNDRNHIMVKGSRTSVHDITDRILLDLAKKEYRHLRNVWAKNSQTEICYFVGGGSMVLKDYLKTLNNNLDGYNIDFFEDEKESIWMMANAYHKLINDFVRRNSKEAAPKKTEAKAASK
- a CDS encoding peptidase T, which encodes MQQKLMDRLITYAKIDTQSDPNSPSTPSTEKQWDLLRHLETELKEIGMEEVEVDDHGYLMATLPANIEGDIPTIGFLAHVDTATDFTGTNVNPQVVEYNGGDIQLNDKVTMSPAEFPELSKYKGHTLITTDGTTLLGADNKAGIAEIVTAMEHLIQNPDIKHGRIRIAFTPDEEIGRGPHKFNVKRFDADYAYTIDGGPIGELQYESFNAAGAKLTIHGTNVHPGTAKNKMVNSLKIAMELNQMLPLDEAPEFTAGYEGFFHLMQMNGDVEKTELQYIIRDHDRDKFEKRKSILQRVADEVNAKHGDGTVEITIEDQYYNMREKIEPVRHIVDIAEEAMNSLGIDAIIEPIRGGTDGSQLSYMGLPTPNVFTGGENFHGKFEYISVDNMEKASHVIVEIAKRFPHVDK